Proteins co-encoded in one Novosphingobium sp. PP1Y genomic window:
- a CDS encoding MFS transporter, whose protein sequence is MTATIPGAARREFAQGWPAVLAAALAISVGMTGIGFYSLGLFVQPLQDEFGWSRAAVSGAATFQQLGIFLSAPVVGRLADRFGARRIAIVSYLATPVALVLLAQAGPSIPAWYALWLMVSLAGCGTTPAIWARVVSIRFDRARGLALGLMLLGTGVAAVLAPALLGPVFVAYGWRNAVLAMAAVTILIGLPVSLLTGRETPDTKTGSRIGRGRFEANRATLVLIVIGFLLGLIVAGLIVHLVPMLVDRGIASTQAAQVAASVGVAVLAARVVVGYLFDRFHAPYVASLFLLSPVIASLLLRFGGPVVPAAMLLGLAAGAEVDMLAYFTSRYARLENYGATYGVILGLFSFGASFGPMLFGWSVDVTGNYDIALVSSALFLAVVVVLIATLGPYRKEAA, encoded by the coding sequence ATGACTGCAACGATCCCCGGCGCCGCGCGGCGCGAATTTGCGCAGGGCTGGCCCGCAGTGCTGGCTGCGGCGCTGGCCATCAGCGTCGGCATGACCGGCATCGGCTTCTACTCTCTGGGACTCTTCGTGCAGCCGCTGCAGGACGAATTCGGGTGGAGCCGGGCGGCCGTTTCGGGTGCGGCGACATTCCAGCAGCTGGGCATCTTCCTCTCGGCCCCCGTCGTCGGTCGCCTGGCAGACCGCTTCGGCGCGCGCCGCATTGCCATTGTCAGCTACCTCGCCACTCCTGTCGCCCTCGTCCTGCTGGCCCAGGCCGGGCCGTCGATCCCGGCCTGGTACGCACTTTGGCTCATGGTCTCTCTGGCAGGCTGCGGAACGACGCCCGCGATCTGGGCCCGGGTCGTGTCGATCCGCTTCGATCGCGCAAGGGGCCTTGCGCTCGGCCTGATGCTGCTGGGTACGGGCGTAGCGGCAGTGCTGGCACCGGCCCTGCTGGGCCCGGTCTTCGTCGCTTACGGCTGGCGCAATGCAGTGCTGGCCATGGCCGCCGTGACGATCCTCATCGGCCTGCCGGTCAGCCTGCTCACGGGGCGAGAAACGCCGGATACAAAGACAGGTTCCCGGATCGGTCGCGGCCGCTTCGAGGCCAACCGAGCGACCCTTGTACTCATCGTCATCGGCTTCCTGCTCGGGCTGATCGTGGCCGGCCTCATCGTCCATCTCGTGCCGATGCTGGTTGATCGCGGCATAGCTTCGACCCAGGCGGCGCAAGTCGCGGCCAGCGTGGGCGTGGCGGTCCTCGCCGCGCGCGTAGTGGTCGGTTACCTCTTCGACCGCTTCCACGCTCCCTATGTCGCCAGCCTGTTCCTGCTTTCACCCGTCATCGCCAGCCTGCTGCTGCGCTTTGGCGGACCGGTCGTCCCCGCTGCGATGCTCCTCGGCCTCGCCGCCGGAGCCGAAGTCGACATGCTGGCCTATTTCACCAGCCGCTATGCCCGCCTCGAGAACTACGGCGCGACATATGGCGTCATCCTCGGCCTGTTCAGCTTCGGAGCCAGCTTCGGCCCCATGCTGTTCGGATGGTCGGTGGACGTCACCGGCAATTACGACATCGCCCTGGTGAGCTCGGCCCTGTTCCTCGCTGTCGTCGTCGTCCTGATCGCCACGCTCGGGCCCTATCGCAAAGAGGCAGCATAG
- the rpoB gene encoding DNA-directed RNA polymerase subunit beta, producing the protein MATKPLEPRRSAKKRIRKIFGDIHEVVQMPNLIEVQRESYEQFLRSDPSVGYVSGLEKTLRSVFPIRDFAGTSELDFVHYELEEPKYDVTECRQRGITYAAPMKVTLRLIVFEVDQETETRSVLDIKEQDVYMGDMPLMTENGTFFINGTERVIVSQMHRSPGVLFDHDRGKTHSSGKFLFAARVIPYRGSWLDFEFDAKDNVNVRIDRKRKLPVTSLLYALGLDSEQILDHFYNTVTWKRGEGGWRLPFTPEHWRGLKPAFDIVDAKSGEVVFGAGHKISPRAANKAQKEGLEELLIPTEEIFGRYIAEDMIDESTGRIYIEAGDEVTPENLEVIDAAGIDQLNLLDIDDVNTGPWIRNTMKVDKAENRDMGLEAIYKVMRPGEPPTKETAEALFEGLFFDGDRYDLSAVGRVKLNMRLGLEVEDTVTTLRTDDILAVVKELVNLKDGKGEIDDIDNLGNRRVRSVGELLENQYRVGLLRMERAVKERMSSVDVSTVMPNDLINAKPAVAAVREFFGSSQLSQFMDQTNPLSEVTHKRRVSALGPGGLTRERAGFEVRDVHPTHYGRICPIETPEGPNIGLINSLSTFARVNKYGFIETPYRKVVDGKVSGEVVYLSAMEEQKHTVAQASAELNTDGSFVEELVSARQNGEFVMSPRDQITLMDVSPKQLVSVAASLIPFLENDDANRALMGSNMQRQAVPLVKADAPYVGTGMEETVARDSGAAISAQRGGVIDQVDATRIVIRAAGDIEAGKSGVDIYRLQKFERSNQSTCINQRPLVKVGDVVEAGDIIADGPSTEFGELALGRNVLVAFMPWNGYNYEDSILISERIVKDDVFTSIHIDEFEVMARDTKLGPEDITRDIPNVGEEALRNLDEAGIVYIGAEVHPGDILVGKITPKGESPMTPEEKLLRAIFGEKASDVRDTSLRLPPGVSGTIVDVRVFNRHGIEIDDRTRAIQNEEIERLAKDREDERAILNRATYNRLQEMLIGQVAASAPKGVKKGIEIDEAILGEVEKHEWWKFAVADDHMQSQLEAVKAQYDATVKAIQEKFEDRKEKLERGDELAPGVLKMVKVFVAVKRKLQPGDKMAGRHGNKGIISRILPQEDMPFLEDGTPVDFVLNPLGVPSRMNVGQIFETHLGWAARGLGSKVGEALDAWRAANPDPVAGQPPEAVKEVLKEIYGENYTAEIDARTPEQIVELAQNVRAGVPMGTPVFDGAVEADVSAMLKLAGLDESGQVTLLDGRTGEAFDRKVTVGYKYVLKLHHLVDDKIHARSIGPYSLVTQQPLGGKAQFGGQRFGEMEVWALQAYGAAYTLQEMLTVKSDDVVGRTKVYEAIVKGDDTFEAGIPESFNVLVKEMRSLGLNVELKSHDDENDDGLAEAAE; encoded by the coding sequence ATGGCGACCAAGCCCCTCGAACCCCGCCGCTCCGCGAAGAAGCGGATCCGCAAGATCTTCGGCGACATCCACGAAGTCGTCCAGATGCCCAACCTCATCGAGGTCCAGCGCGAGAGCTACGAGCAGTTCCTGCGTTCCGATCCTTCGGTCGGCTACGTTTCGGGCCTGGAAAAGACGCTGCGTTCGGTGTTCCCGATCCGTGACTTCGCCGGCACCAGCGAACTCGACTTCGTGCACTACGAACTGGAAGAGCCGAAGTACGACGTGACCGAGTGCCGCCAGCGCGGCATCACTTACGCGGCCCCGATGAAGGTCACGCTGCGCCTGATCGTGTTCGAGGTGGACCAGGAAACCGAGACCCGCTCCGTGCTCGATATCAAGGAGCAGGACGTGTACATGGGCGACATGCCGCTCATGACCGAGAACGGCACCTTCTTCATCAACGGCACCGAGCGCGTCATCGTTTCGCAGATGCACCGTTCGCCGGGCGTGCTGTTCGACCATGACCGCGGCAAGACGCACTCCTCGGGCAAGTTCCTCTTCGCTGCCCGCGTGATCCCGTATCGCGGTTCGTGGCTGGACTTCGAGTTCGACGCCAAGGACAACGTCAACGTTCGTATCGACCGCAAGCGCAAGCTGCCGGTCACCTCGCTGCTCTATGCCCTGGGCCTCGACAGCGAGCAGATCCTCGACCACTTCTACAACACCGTCACCTGGAAGCGCGGCGAAGGCGGCTGGCGCCTGCCCTTCACCCCCGAGCACTGGCGCGGCCTGAAGCCGGCCTTCGACATCGTCGATGCCAAGTCGGGCGAAGTCGTGTTCGGCGCCGGTCACAAGATCAGCCCGCGTGCCGCCAACAAGGCGCAGAAGGAGGGTCTTGAGGAACTCCTCATCCCGACCGAGGAAATCTTCGGCCGCTACATCGCCGAGGACATGATCGACGAGTCCACCGGCCGCATCTACATCGAGGCAGGCGACGAAGTAACGCCGGAAAACCTCGAGGTGATCGACGCTGCCGGCATCGACCAGCTCAACCTGCTGGACATCGACGACGTCAACACCGGTCCGTGGATCCGCAACACCATGAAGGTGGACAAGGCCGAGAACCGCGACATGGGTCTCGAGGCCATCTACAAGGTCATGCGCCCGGGCGAACCGCCGACGAAGGAAACCGCCGAAGCCCTGTTCGAAGGCCTGTTCTTCGACGGCGACCGCTATGACCTTTCGGCCGTCGGCCGCGTCAAGCTGAACATGCGCCTCGGCCTCGAAGTCGAGGACACCGTCACCACCCTGCGCACCGATGACATCCTCGCGGTGGTCAAGGAACTGGTGAATCTCAAGGACGGCAAGGGCGAGATCGACGACATCGACAATCTCGGCAACCGCCGCGTGCGTTCGGTGGGCGAGCTGCTGGAAAACCAGTACCGCGTCGGCCTGCTGCGCATGGAGCGCGCCGTCAAGGAACGCATGAGCTCGGTCGACGTCTCGACCGTGATGCCCAACGACCTCATCAACGCCAAGCCCGCCGTGGCTGCCGTTCGCGAGTTCTTCGGTTCCTCGCAGCTCTCGCAGTTCATGGACCAGACCAACCCGCTCTCGGAAGTCACCCACAAGCGCCGCGTCTCGGCGCTTGGCCCGGGCGGTCTGACCCGTGAGCGCGCCGGCTTCGAAGTCCGCGACGTTCACCCGACCCACTACGGCCGCATCTGCCCGATCGAGACGCCGGAAGGCCCGAACATCGGTCTGATCAACTCGCTGTCGACCTTCGCACGCGTCAACAAGTACGGCTTCATCGAAACCCCGTACCGCAAGGTCGTGGACGGCAAGGTCTCCGGCGAGGTCGTGTACCTCTCGGCGATGGAAGAGCAGAAGCACACCGTCGCGCAGGCTTCGGCCGAACTCAACACCGACGGTTCGTTCGTCGAGGAACTCGTCTCGGCTCGCCAGAACGGCGAATTCGTGATGAGCCCGCGCGACCAGATCACGCTGATGGACGTTTCGCCCAAGCAGCTCGTCTCGGTGGCCGCCTCGCTCATTCCGTTCCTGGAAAACGACGACGCCAACCGCGCTCTGATGGGCTCGAACATGCAGCGTCAGGCCGTTCCGCTCGTCAAGGCCGATGCGCCTTACGTCGGCACCGGCATGGAAGAGACCGTCGCCCGCGATTCCGGCGCCGCGATCTCTGCGCAGCGCGGCGGCGTGATCGACCAGGTCGACGCCACCCGTATCGTCATCCGCGCCGCGGGTGACATCGAGGCCGGCAAGTCGGGCGTCGACATCTACCGCCTGCAGAAGTTCGAGCGTTCGAACCAGTCGACCTGCATCAACCAGCGTCCGCTGGTGAAGGTGGGCGACGTCGTCGAGGCCGGCGACATCATCGCCGACGGCCCGTCGACCGAGTTCGGCGAACTGGCCCTGGGCCGCAACGTGCTGGTCGCGTTCATGCCCTGGAACGGCTACAACTACGAAGACTCCATCCTCATCTCCGAGCGGATCGTGAAGGACGACGTGTTCACGTCGATCCACATCGATGAGTTCGAAGTGATGGCCCGCGATACCAAGCTGGGTCCGGAAGACATCACCCGCGACATCCCGAACGTCGGCGAGGAAGCGCTGCGCAACCTCGACGAAGCGGGCATCGTCTACATCGGCGCCGAAGTGCACCCGGGTGACATCCTCGTCGGCAAGATCACCCCGAAGGGCGAAAGCCCGATGACGCCGGAAGAAAAGCTCCTGCGCGCCATCTTCGGTGAAAAGGCCTCGGACGTTCGCGACACCTCGCTGCGCCTGCCGCCGGGCGTTTCGGGCACCATTGTCGACGTGCGCGTCTTCAACCGCCACGGCATCGAGATCGACGACCGTACCCGCGCGATCCAGAACGAGGAAATCGAACGCCTCGCCAAGGACCGCGAGGACGAACGCGCCATCCTCAACCGTGCGACCTACAACCGCCTGCAGGAAATGCTGATCGGCCAGGTGGCCGCTTCGGCGCCCAAGGGCGTGAAGAAGGGCATCGAGATCGACGAGGCCATTCTCGGCGAAGTCGAGAAGCACGAATGGTGGAAGTTTGCGGTCGCCGACGACCACATGCAGTCGCAGCTCGAAGCGGTGAAGGCCCAGTACGACGCGACCGTCAAGGCCATCCAGGAGAAGTTCGAGGATCGCAAGGAGAAGCTCGAGCGCGGTGACGAACTCGCTCCGGGCGTACTCAAGATGGTCAAGGTCTTCGTTGCGGTGAAGCGCAAGCTGCAGCCGGGCGACAAGATGGCCGGTCGTCACGGTAACAAGGGTATCATCAGCCGCATCCTGCCGCAGGAGGACATGCCCTTCCTCGAGGACGGCACCCCGGTCGACTTCGTACTCAACCCGCTGGGCGTGCCTTCGCGCATGAACGTCGGGCAGATCTTCGAAACGCACCTCGGCTGGGCCGCTCGCGGCCTTGGCAGCAAGGTCGGCGAGGCGCTCGACGCATGGCGCGCCGCCAACCCCGACCCGGTTGCCGGTCAGCCGCCCGAAGCCGTGAAGGAAGTGCTCAAGGAGATCTACGGCGAGAACTACACCGCCGAGATCGACGCGCGCACGCCCGAGCAGATCGTGGAACTGGCGCAGAACGTGCGTGCCGGCGTGCCCATGGGCACCCCGGTGTTCGACGGCGCGGTGGAAGCTGACGTCTCGGCCATGCTCAAGCTCGCCGGGCTCGATGAATCGGGCCAGGTCACGCTCCTCGACGGCCGCACCGGCGAGGCGTTCGACCGCAAGGTCACTGTCGGCTACAAGTACGTGCTCAAGCTGCACCACCTTGTCGACGACAAGATCCACGCCCGTTCGATCGGCCCCTACTCGCTCGTCACCCAGCAGCCGCTGGGCGGTAAGGCGCAGTTCGGCGGCCAGCGCTTCGGTGAGATGGAGGTCTGGGCACTCCAGGCCTACGGTGCAGCCTACACGCTGCAGGAAATGCTCACCGTGAAGTCGGACGACGTGGTCGGCCGCACCAAGGTCTACGAAGCGATCGTCAAGGGCGACGACACCTTCGAGGCGGGCATCCCCGAGAGCTTCAACGTTCTCGTCAAGGAAATGCGCTCGCTGGGCCTCAACGTCGAGCTCAAGAGCCACGACGACGAGAACGACGACGGCCTGGCCGAAGCGGCGGAGTAA
- a CDS encoding helix-turn-helix transcriptional regulator — MPEDTVDGGTIVVRLDDLLYARRMTLTQLAERIGITLANLSILKTGKAKAIRFSTLEAICRELECQPGDLLGYEPVGAGASSEA, encoded by the coding sequence ATGCCCGAGGATACAGTCGATGGGGGCACTATCGTGGTTCGTCTCGATGACCTGCTCTACGCCCGCCGCATGACCCTGACGCAGCTGGCAGAGCGCATCGGGATTACCCTGGCCAACCTCTCGATCCTCAAGACCGGCAAGGCCAAGGCGATCCGTTTCTCCACGCTCGAGGCGATCTGCCGCGAGCTGGAGTGCCAGCCCGGGGACCTGTTGGGGTACGAGCCGGTCGGCGCGGGGGCGTCCTCGGAGGCCTGA
- a CDS encoding DUF2975 domain-containing protein has protein sequence MNAITRLANDPLLSIAKGILYFLMVAMGVGAAGCLAGMIGLFAFPGQISVELGKDAPGFDFVQFRWLLELVLALAIALLAMLGMILLHLKRIVDTVGQGDPFVPDNATRLTRMAWLSLAVQLVSLPISGLGTWIHKVTEGVGADKGDFQIDGGVDGNGLLLMLILFILARVFRKGAEMRAELEGTV, from the coding sequence ATGAACGCCATCACCCGCCTCGCCAACGATCCCCTCCTGTCGATCGCCAAGGGGATCCTTTACTTCCTGATGGTCGCGATGGGCGTGGGCGCCGCGGGGTGCCTGGCGGGAATGATCGGCCTCTTCGCCTTTCCCGGACAGATCTCCGTCGAATTGGGCAAGGATGCTCCTGGCTTCGATTTCGTTCAGTTCCGCTGGCTCCTGGAGCTGGTGCTGGCCCTCGCCATCGCGCTGCTCGCGATGCTGGGCATGATCTTGCTGCACCTCAAGCGCATCGTTGATACGGTCGGGCAGGGCGATCCCTTCGTGCCCGACAACGCGACGCGGCTGACCCGGATGGCGTGGCTTTCGCTCGCGGTACAGCTTGTCAGCCTGCCGATCTCCGGGCTCGGCACGTGGATCCACAAGGTCACCGAAGGCGTAGGCGCCGACAAGGGCGATTTCCAGATCGATGGCGGGGTCGACGGCAATGGCCTGCTGCTGATGCTGATTCTCTTCATTCTTGCCCGTGTCTTCCGTAAGGGCGCCGAGATGCGCGCCGAGCTGGAAGGAACCGTCTAA
- a CDS encoding TIGR02281 family clan AA aspartic protease has protein sequence MRKGPIILLVGTAAVVGWIAPGLEAGNGRRPAASINPVEVASREVRQNRRDAWLAGETVLPREPDGHFYADAMVGNARTHFLVDTGASIVALTGADAQAIGLEWDDSDLVGVGRGASGPVYGVPVRLERLELGGFEARDVEAAIIPEGLDVSLLGQSFLSKLSGVRIEDDRLVIGPVS, from the coding sequence ATGCGCAAGGGACCGATCATCCTTCTCGTCGGGACGGCCGCCGTCGTCGGCTGGATTGCGCCTGGACTGGAGGCAGGCAACGGGCGCCGTCCTGCCGCCAGCATCAATCCTGTCGAGGTTGCGAGCCGCGAAGTCCGGCAGAATCGCCGCGATGCCTGGCTGGCCGGCGAAACCGTGCTGCCGCGCGAACCTGACGGTCATTTCTATGCCGATGCGATGGTCGGCAATGCGCGCACGCATTTTCTCGTCGATACGGGCGCCAGCATTGTCGCTCTCACGGGCGCCGATGCGCAGGCGATCGGCCTCGAGTGGGACGATTCGGATCTCGTCGGGGTCGGGCGCGGGGCAAGCGGTCCGGTCTATGGCGTACCGGTCCGGCTGGAGCGCCTGGAACTGGGCGGCTTCGAAGCGCGTGACGTCGAGGCGGCGATCATTCCCGAGGGGCTCGACGTTTCGCTTCTCGGCCAGTCGTTCCTCTCGAAGCTGAGCGGGGTGCGGATCGAGGACGATCGCCTGGTTATCGGACCGGTAAGCTGA
- the rpoC gene encoding DNA-directed RNA polymerase subunit beta' gives MNDLTKFTNQMAKPETFDQIQIGLASPERIRSWSFGEIKKPETINYRTFKPERDGLFCARIFGPVKDYECLCGKYKRMKYKGVVCEKCGVEVTVTKVRRERMGHIELAAPVAHIWFLKSLPSRIGLLLDMQLKQLERVLYFESYIVIEPGLTPLEKFQLLTEDEMLDAQDEYGEDAFSAGIGAEAVKQMLMELDLEQERADLLQELETTKSELKPKKIIKRLKVVESFIDSGNRPEWMILEVVPVIPPELRPLVPLDGGRFATSDLNDLYRRVINRNNRLKRLIELRAPDIIVRNEKRMLQEAVDALFDNGRRGRVITGANKRPLKSLSDMLKGKQGRFRQNLLGKRVDYSGRSVIVTGPELKLHQCGLPKKMALELFKPFIYARLDAKGLSMTLKQAKKWVEKERKEVWDILDEVIREHPVLLNRAPTLHRLGIQAFEPVLIEGKAIQLHPLVCSAFNADFDGDQMAVHVPLSLEAQLEARVLMMSTNNILSPANGKPIIVPSQDMVLGLYYLSMDRSGDPGEGMKFGDMAEVHQALFTGAVTLHSKIEARVPQTDEDGNQYMKRFETTPGRMLIGECLPKSHKVPFEVVNRLLTKKEIGDVIDQVYRHTGQKDTVLFADAIMTLGFRNAFKAGISFGKDDMIIPESKEALVGETKDLVADYEQQYQDGLITQQEKYNKVIDAWSRCGDQVANAMMEELKALPVDPETGRQAQINSIYMMSHSGARGSPAQMKQLGGMRGLMAKPSGEIIETPIISNFKEGLTVLEYFNSTHGARKGLADTALKTANSGYLTRRLVDVSQDCVVVVEDCGTERALEMRAIVQGGSVIASLAERILGRTLAEDIVDKEGEIVVANGTLLDESAVKAIEGAGAQSARIRSPLVCEATQGVCGKCYGRDLARGTPVNIGEAVGVIAAQSIGEPGTQLTMRTFHIGGAAQLNETSHLESICDGTVQYRDIPTIVDKRGRRLSLARNGEVVVIDTEGRERAMHRVPYGTVLLHTDGATVKEGERLAEWDPFTLPIITETAGVVKYQDLIDSRTLTEQVDDATGMTSRVVTEDRSSSRSKKKEDLRPRITLLDDSSGEAARYMLAPGATLSVEDGQTVEAGDIIARASREAAKTRDITGGLPRVAELFEARKPKDNAVIAKVSGRIEFVRDYKAKRKIAIIPEEGEPVEYLIPKSKVIDVQEGDFVKKGDNLISGSPDPHDILEVLGVEALAEYLVSEIQEVYRLQGVKINDKHIEVIVRQMLQKVEITDGGDTTLLPGEQVDFEEMLEVNSKLTGGKKPAEGKPVLLGITKASLQTRSFISAASFQETTRVLTQAAVEGKKDSLIGLKENVIVGRLIPAGTGAGMNRVRVAASSRDAALRASYRKMQEALIAADTAEEEHAAELKRDPLDDLGDDPLAAVEGETHGTDADAGEYLIKGDEEGEA, from the coding sequence ATGAACGACCTGACCAAATTCACCAACCAGATGGCGAAGCCCGAGACCTTCGATCAGATCCAGATCGGTCTCGCCTCCCCCGAGCGCATCCGCTCCTGGTCCTTCGGCGAGATCAAGAAGCCGGAAACCATCAACTACCGCACGTTCAAGCCGGAACGTGACGGCCTGTTCTGCGCGCGCATCTTCGGCCCCGTGAAGGACTACGAGTGCCTCTGCGGCAAGTACAAGCGCATGAAGTACAAGGGCGTCGTCTGCGAAAAGTGCGGCGTCGAAGTCACCGTCACCAAGGTGCGCCGCGAGCGCATGGGCCACATCGAGCTGGCCGCCCCGGTCGCGCACATCTGGTTCCTCAAGTCGCTGCCTTCGCGCATCGGCCTGCTGCTCGACATGCAGCTCAAGCAGCTTGAGCGCGTCCTCTACTTCGAGAGCTACATCGTCATCGAGCCGGGCCTGACCCCGCTAGAGAAGTTCCAGCTTCTTACCGAAGACGAAATGCTCGACGCCCAGGACGAATACGGCGAAGACGCCTTCTCGGCCGGGATCGGCGCCGAGGCGGTCAAGCAGATGCTCATGGAGCTCGACCTCGAGCAGGAGCGTGCCGACCTTCTCCAGGAGCTTGAGACGACCAAGTCGGAACTCAAGCCCAAGAAGATCATCAAGCGTCTCAAGGTCGTCGAATCGTTCATCGATTCGGGCAACCGTCCCGAGTGGATGATCCTTGAAGTCGTGCCGGTCATTCCGCCGGAACTGCGCCCGCTGGTTCCGCTGGACGGCGGCCGCTTCGCGACCTCGGACCTCAACGACCTCTACCGCCGCGTCATCAACCGCAACAACCGCCTGAAGCGCCTGATCGAACTGCGCGCGCCGGACATCATCGTGCGCAACGAAAAGCGCATGTTGCAGGAAGCCGTCGACGCCCTGTTCGACAACGGCCGCCGCGGCCGCGTCATTACGGGTGCCAACAAGCGTCCGCTCAAGTCGCTGTCCGACATGCTCAAGGGCAAGCAGGGCCGCTTCCGTCAGAACCTGCTCGGCAAGCGCGTCGACTATTCGGGCCGTTCGGTCATCGTGACCGGTCCGGAGCTCAAGCTGCACCAGTGCGGCCTGCCCAAGAAGATGGCGCTCGAACTGTTCAAGCCGTTCATCTACGCACGCCTCGATGCCAAGGGTCTCTCGATGACCCTCAAGCAGGCCAAGAAGTGGGTCGAGAAGGAACGCAAGGAAGTCTGGGACATCCTCGACGAGGTGATCCGCGAGCACCCGGTTCTGCTGAACCGCGCGCCGACCCTGCACCGCCTGGGCATCCAGGCCTTTGAACCGGTTCTCATCGAGGGCAAGGCGATCCAGCTGCACCCGCTCGTCTGCTCGGCCTTCAACGCCGACTTCGACGGTGACCAGATGGCCGTCCACGTTCCGCTCTCGCTGGAAGCCCAGCTCGAAGCGCGCGTGCTGATGATGTCGACCAACAACATCCTCTCGCCTGCAAACGGCAAGCCGATCATCGTGCCTTCGCAGGACATGGTGCTGGGCCTGTACTACCTGTCGATGGACCGCTCCGGCGATCCTGGCGAAGGCATGAAGTTCGGCGACATGGCCGAAGTGCACCAGGCGCTCTTCACCGGCGCCGTCACCCTGCACTCGAAGATCGAGGCCCGCGTGCCGCAGACCGACGAGGACGGGAACCAGTACATGAAGCGGTTCGAGACCACGCCGGGCCGCATGCTCATCGGCGAATGCCTGCCCAAGAGCCACAAGGTGCCCTTCGAAGTCGTCAACCGCCTTCTCACCAAGAAGGAAATCGGCGACGTCATCGACCAGGTGTACCGCCACACCGGCCAGAAGGACACGGTGCTGTTCGCCGACGCCATCATGACGCTCGGCTTCCGCAACGCGTTCAAGGCCGGCATCTCCTTCGGCAAGGATGACATGATCATTCCGGAATCGAAGGAAGCCCTGGTGGGCGAGACCAAGGACCTGGTTGCCGACTACGAGCAGCAGTACCAGGACGGCCTCATCACCCAGCAGGAAAAGTACAACAAGGTGATCGACGCCTGGAGCCGCTGCGGCGACCAGGTCGCGAACGCCATGATGGAAGAGCTTAAGGCGCTTCCGGTCGACCCTGAAACCGGCCGTCAGGCTCAGATCAACTCGATCTACATGATGAGCCACTCGGGCGCTCGTGGTAGCCCGGCCCAGATGAAGCAGCTTGGCGGTATGCGCGGCCTCATGGCCAAGCCGTCGGGCGAGATCATCGAAACGCCGATCATCTCGAACTTCAAGGAAGGCCTGACCGTCCTTGAGTACTTCAACTCCACCCACGGCGCCCGCAAGGGTCTCGCCGACACCGCGCTCAAGACGGCGAACTCGGGTTACCTGACCCGCCGTCTGGTCGATGTCTCGCAGGACTGCGTCGTCGTCGTCGAGGACTGCGGCACCGAACGTGCGCTGGAAATGCGCGCGATCGTCCAGGGCGGTTCGGTCATCGCCTCGCTGGCCGAGCGCATCCTGGGCCGTACCCTGGCCGAGGACATCGTCGACAAGGAAGGCGAAATCGTCGTCGCCAACGGCACGCTGCTCGACGAATCGGCGGTCAAGGCGATCGAAGGCGCTGGCGCGCAGTCGGCCCGCATCCGTTCGCCGCTGGTCTGCGAAGCGACCCAGGGCGTTTGCGGCAAGTGCTACGGCCGTGACCTCGCCCGCGGTACGCCGGTGAACATCGGCGAAGCGGTGGGCGTCATTGCCGCCCAGTCGATCGGTGAACCGGGCACGCAGCTGACGATGCGTACCTTCCACATCGGCGGCGCCGCGCAGCTCAACGAAACCAGCCACCTGGAATCGATCTGCGACGGTACCGTGCAGTATCGCGACATCCCGACGATCGTCGACAAGCGCGGCCGTCGCCTGTCGCTCGCCCGCAACGGCGAAGTCGTGGTGATCGATACCGAAGGCCGTGAGCGCGCCATGCACCGCGTGCCTTACGGTACGGTGCTGCTGCACACCGACGGGGCTACCGTGAAGGAAGGCGAACGCCTTGCCGAGTGGGACCCGTTCACCCTGCCGATCATCACCGAAACGGCAGGTGTGGTGAAGTATCAGGACCTGATCGACAGCCGCACGCTGACCGAACAGGTCGACGATGCCACCGGCATGACCAGCCGCGTCGTTACCGAAGACCGTTCGTCCAGCCGCTCGAAGAAGAAGGAAGACCTGCGTCCCCGCATCACCCTTCTCGACGACTCGTCGGGCGAGGCCGCACGCTACATGCTGGCGCCGGGTGCGACGCTCTCGGTCGAGGACGGCCAGACCGTCGAGGCCGGCGACATCATCGCCCGTGCATCGCGCGAAGCTGCCAAGACCCGCGACATCACCGGCGGTCTGCCGCGTGTTGCCGAGCTGTTCGAGGCCCGCAAGCCGAAGGACAATGCGGTCATCGCCAAGGTCTCGGGCCGCATCGAATTCGTTCGCGACTACAAGGCCAAGCGCAAGATCGCGATCATTCCCGAGGAAGGCGAACCCGTCGAGTACCTGATCCCCAAGAGCAAGGTGATCGACGTTCAGGAAGGCGACTTCGTCAAGAAGGGCGACAACCTGATCTCCGGCTCGCCGGATCCGCACGACATCCTCGAGGTCCTCGGCGTCGAGGCTCTGGCGGAATACCTCGTGTCGGAAATCCAGGAAGTCTATCGACTCCAGGGCGTGAAGATCAACGACAAGCACATCGAGGTGATCGTTCGCCAGATGCTGCAGAAGGTCGAGATCACCGACGGCGGCGACACCACGCTGCTGCCGGGCGAGCAGGTCGACTTCGAGGAAATGCTCGAGGTGAACAGCAAGCTCACGGGCGGCAAGAAGCCGGCCGAAGGCAAGCCGGTGCTGCTGGGCATCACCAAGGCCTCGCTGCAGACCCGTTCGTTCATCTCGGCGGCGTCGTTCCAGGAGACCACCCGCGTCCTCACCCAGGCCGCGGTCGAGGGCAAGAAGGACTCGCTCATCGGTCTCAAGGAAAACGTCATCGTCGGCCGCCTCATCCCGGCGGGCACCGGCGCGGGCATGAACCGCGTGCGCGTTGCCGCGTCGAGCCGCGACGCAGCCCTGCGCGCCTCCTATCGCAAGATGCAGGAAGCGCTCATCGCTGCCGACACGGCCGAGGAAGAGCATGCCGCAGAACTCAAGCGCGACCCGCTTGACGATCTGGGCGACGATCCGCTGGCGGCAGTCGAGGGCGAAACCCACGGCACCGACGCCGATGCGGGCGAATACCTGATCAAGGGCGACGAGGAAGGCGAGGCCTGA